The Odocoileus virginianus isolate 20LAN1187 ecotype Illinois chromosome 3, Ovbor_1.2, whole genome shotgun sequence genome includes a window with the following:
- the TSPAN16 gene encoding tetraspanin-16 isoform X3, translated as MAETHTPYYSLKKMFSFFNGVTALSGMILIGLSIYVNFRGAVLTKVLGLSSAYLFHVGYLCLVMGSVMVLLGFARRQGAAKESRGTLLSCFLVTVIILIVEITAATVAFAFFQIVREVALEHNFVSLRKNYRGYEERDDYSMRWNLVMEELKCCGVKNYTDFSGSSFERATGHTYPRSCCKSLGTVDCNGRNVSADVIHQELPGTLATLLLFIKLG; from the exons ATGGCTGAAACGCACACTCCATATTATTCcttgaagaaaatgttttctttcttcaatgGTGTTACTGCT CTCTCTGGCATGATCCTCATTGGTCTGAGCATCTATGTGAATTTCAGAGGGGCTGTCCTGACCAAGGTCCTTGGGCTGTCCTCAGCATACCTGTTTCATGTTGGCTACCTGTGCCTGGTGATGGGCAGCGTCATGGTGTTGCTTGGCTTCGCCAGGCGGCAGGGAGCAGCCAAGGAAAGCAGAGGCACCCTCTTGTCT TGTTTCTTGGTCACGGTCATCATTCTTATTGTGGAAATCACGGCTGCCACGGTGGCCTTTGCCTTCTTCCAGATT GTTCGAGAAGTGGCCTTGGAGCACAACTTCGTGTCCCTGAGGAAGAATTACAGAGGTTACGAGGAGCGAGATGACTACTCCATGCGATGGAATTTGGTCATGGAGGAG CTCAAGTGCTGTGGAGTGAAGAACTACACAGATTTTTCTGGCTCCTCCTTTGAAAGGGCGACAGGTCACACCTACCCCCGGAGCTGCTGTAAATCCCTGGGGACCGTGGACTGCAATGGACGCAATGTATCTGCAGACGTCATCCACCAGGAG CTGCCAGGAACTCTTGCCACCTTGCTGTTGTTCATCAAGCTGGGCTGA
- the TSPAN16 gene encoding tetraspanin-16 isoform X4: MAETHTPYYSLKKMFSFFNGVTALSGMILIGLSIYVNFRGAVLTKVLGLSSAYLFHVGYLCLVMGSVMVLLGFARRQGAAKESRGTLLSCFLVTVIILIVEITAATVAFAFFQILKCCGVKNYTDFSGSSFERATGHTYPRSCCKSLGTVDCNGRNVSADVIHQEGCFPKLLKITKTQSTNLSGGCLGAAVMQLPGTLATLLLFIKLG; the protein is encoded by the exons ATGGCTGAAACGCACACTCCATATTATTCcttgaagaaaatgttttctttcttcaatgGTGTTACTGCT CTCTCTGGCATGATCCTCATTGGTCTGAGCATCTATGTGAATTTCAGAGGGGCTGTCCTGACCAAGGTCCTTGGGCTGTCCTCAGCATACCTGTTTCATGTTGGCTACCTGTGCCTGGTGATGGGCAGCGTCATGGTGTTGCTTGGCTTCGCCAGGCGGCAGGGAGCAGCCAAGGAAAGCAGAGGCACCCTCTTGTCT TGTTTCTTGGTCACGGTCATCATTCTTATTGTGGAAATCACGGCTGCCACGGTGGCCTTTGCCTTCTTCCAGATT CTCAAGTGCTGTGGAGTGAAGAACTACACAGATTTTTCTGGCTCCTCCTTTGAAAGGGCGACAGGTCACACCTACCCCCGGAGCTGCTGTAAATCCCTGGGGACCGTGGACTGCAATGGACGCAATGTATCTGCAGACGTCATCCACCAGGAG GGTTGTTTCCCTAAGCTCCTGAAAATAACCAAGACTCAGAGCACCAACCTGAGTGGGGGCTGTCTGGGGGCAGCAGTGATGCAG CTGCCAGGAACTCTTGCCACCTTGCTGTTGTTCATCAAGCTGGGCTGA
- the TSPAN16 gene encoding tetraspanin-16 isoform X1, translating to MAETHTPYYSLKKMFSFFNGVTALSGMILIGLSIYVNFRGAVLTKVLGLSSAYLFHVGYLCLVMGSVMVLLGFARRQGAAKESRGTLLSCFLVTVIILIVEITAATVAFAFFQIVREVALEHNFVSLRKNYRGYEERDDYSMRWNLVMEELKCCGVKNYTDFSGSSFERATGHTYPRSCCKSLGTVDCNGRNVSADVIHQEGCFPKLLKITKTQSTNLSGGCLGAAVMQLPGTLATLLLFIKLG from the exons ATGGCTGAAACGCACACTCCATATTATTCcttgaagaaaatgttttctttcttcaatgGTGTTACTGCT CTCTCTGGCATGATCCTCATTGGTCTGAGCATCTATGTGAATTTCAGAGGGGCTGTCCTGACCAAGGTCCTTGGGCTGTCCTCAGCATACCTGTTTCATGTTGGCTACCTGTGCCTGGTGATGGGCAGCGTCATGGTGTTGCTTGGCTTCGCCAGGCGGCAGGGAGCAGCCAAGGAAAGCAGAGGCACCCTCTTGTCT TGTTTCTTGGTCACGGTCATCATTCTTATTGTGGAAATCACGGCTGCCACGGTGGCCTTTGCCTTCTTCCAGATT GTTCGAGAAGTGGCCTTGGAGCACAACTTCGTGTCCCTGAGGAAGAATTACAGAGGTTACGAGGAGCGAGATGACTACTCCATGCGATGGAATTTGGTCATGGAGGAG CTCAAGTGCTGTGGAGTGAAGAACTACACAGATTTTTCTGGCTCCTCCTTTGAAAGGGCGACAGGTCACACCTACCCCCGGAGCTGCTGTAAATCCCTGGGGACCGTGGACTGCAATGGACGCAATGTATCTGCAGACGTCATCCACCAGGAG GGTTGTTTCCCTAAGCTCCTGAAAATAACCAAGACTCAGAGCACCAACCTGAGTGGGGGCTGTCTGGGGGCAGCAGTGATGCAG CTGCCAGGAACTCTTGCCACCTTGCTGTTGTTCATCAAGCTGGGCTGA
- the TSPAN16 gene encoding tetraspanin-16 isoform X5 → MAETHTPYYSLKKMFSFFNGVTALSGMILIGLSIYVNFRGAVLTKVLGLSSAYLFHVGYLCLVMGSVMVLLGFARRQGAAKESRGTLLSCFLVTVIILIVEITAATVAFAFFQIVREVALEHNFVSLRKNYRGYEERDDYSMRWNLVMEEGCFPKLLKITKTQSTNLSGGCLGAAVMQLPGTLATLLLFIKLG, encoded by the exons ATGGCTGAAACGCACACTCCATATTATTCcttgaagaaaatgttttctttcttcaatgGTGTTACTGCT CTCTCTGGCATGATCCTCATTGGTCTGAGCATCTATGTGAATTTCAGAGGGGCTGTCCTGACCAAGGTCCTTGGGCTGTCCTCAGCATACCTGTTTCATGTTGGCTACCTGTGCCTGGTGATGGGCAGCGTCATGGTGTTGCTTGGCTTCGCCAGGCGGCAGGGAGCAGCCAAGGAAAGCAGAGGCACCCTCTTGTCT TGTTTCTTGGTCACGGTCATCATTCTTATTGTGGAAATCACGGCTGCCACGGTGGCCTTTGCCTTCTTCCAGATT GTTCGAGAAGTGGCCTTGGAGCACAACTTCGTGTCCCTGAGGAAGAATTACAGAGGTTACGAGGAGCGAGATGACTACTCCATGCGATGGAATTTGGTCATGGAGGAG GGTTGTTTCCCTAAGCTCCTGAAAATAACCAAGACTCAGAGCACCAACCTGAGTGGGGGCTGTCTGGGGGCAGCAGTGATGCAG CTGCCAGGAACTCTTGCCACCTTGCTGTTGTTCATCAAGCTGGGCTGA
- the TSPAN16 gene encoding tetraspanin-16 isoform X6, producing the protein MAETHTPYYSLKKMFSFFNGVTACFLVTVIILIVEITAATVAFAFFQIVREVALEHNFVSLRKNYRGYEERDDYSMRWNLVMEELKCCGVKNYTDFSGSSFERATGHTYPRSCCKSLGTVDCNGRNVSADVIHQEGCFPKLLKITKTQSTNLSGGCLGAAVMQLPGTLATLLLFIKLG; encoded by the exons ATGGCTGAAACGCACACTCCATATTATTCcttgaagaaaatgttttctttcttcaatgGTGTTACTGCT TGTTTCTTGGTCACGGTCATCATTCTTATTGTGGAAATCACGGCTGCCACGGTGGCCTTTGCCTTCTTCCAGATT GTTCGAGAAGTGGCCTTGGAGCACAACTTCGTGTCCCTGAGGAAGAATTACAGAGGTTACGAGGAGCGAGATGACTACTCCATGCGATGGAATTTGGTCATGGAGGAG CTCAAGTGCTGTGGAGTGAAGAACTACACAGATTTTTCTGGCTCCTCCTTTGAAAGGGCGACAGGTCACACCTACCCCCGGAGCTGCTGTAAATCCCTGGGGACCGTGGACTGCAATGGACGCAATGTATCTGCAGACGTCATCCACCAGGAG GGTTGTTTCCCTAAGCTCCTGAAAATAACCAAGACTCAGAGCACCAACCTGAGTGGGGGCTGTCTGGGGGCAGCAGTGATGCAG CTGCCAGGAACTCTTGCCACCTTGCTGTTGTTCATCAAGCTGGGCTGA
- the TSPAN16 gene encoding tetraspanin-16 isoform X2 — protein sequence MAETHTPYYSLKKMFSFFNGVTALSGMILIGLSIYVNFRGAVLTKVLGLSSAYLFHVGYLCLVMGSVMVLLGFARRQGAAKESRGTLLSVREVALEHNFVSLRKNYRGYEERDDYSMRWNLVMEELKCCGVKNYTDFSGSSFERATGHTYPRSCCKSLGTVDCNGRNVSADVIHQEGCFPKLLKITKTQSTNLSGGCLGAAVMQLPGTLATLLLFIKLG from the exons ATGGCTGAAACGCACACTCCATATTATTCcttgaagaaaatgttttctttcttcaatgGTGTTACTGCT CTCTCTGGCATGATCCTCATTGGTCTGAGCATCTATGTGAATTTCAGAGGGGCTGTCCTGACCAAGGTCCTTGGGCTGTCCTCAGCATACCTGTTTCATGTTGGCTACCTGTGCCTGGTGATGGGCAGCGTCATGGTGTTGCTTGGCTTCGCCAGGCGGCAGGGAGCAGCCAAGGAAAGCAGAGGCACCCTCTTGTCT GTTCGAGAAGTGGCCTTGGAGCACAACTTCGTGTCCCTGAGGAAGAATTACAGAGGTTACGAGGAGCGAGATGACTACTCCATGCGATGGAATTTGGTCATGGAGGAG CTCAAGTGCTGTGGAGTGAAGAACTACACAGATTTTTCTGGCTCCTCCTTTGAAAGGGCGACAGGTCACACCTACCCCCGGAGCTGCTGTAAATCCCTGGGGACCGTGGACTGCAATGGACGCAATGTATCTGCAGACGTCATCCACCAGGAG GGTTGTTTCCCTAAGCTCCTGAAAATAACCAAGACTCAGAGCACCAACCTGAGTGGGGGCTGTCTGGGGGCAGCAGTGATGCAG CTGCCAGGAACTCTTGCCACCTTGCTGTTGTTCATCAAGCTGGGCTGA